The following are from one region of the Juglans regia cultivar Chandler chromosome 10, Walnut 2.0, whole genome shotgun sequence genome:
- the LOC108987020 gene encoding methyl-CpG-binding domain-containing protein 5-like, whose translation MSSLGQDPNPHWNSLKRYPNRPEEVLTAGLPSDPLLKSGSFIEATASGRQGTAETPRMRRSSDGASPSMASEKSNGAETPLPENTASPAGAQQRRVAAAPLPDWLPPGWLVEDRVRSSGASAGVIDRYFFEPVSGRRFRSKNEVLYFLETGTKRKKGKLGENSDADTMGSEGQKEKKSATKAKSSALKFDYLNVPEKVQWVLTDSSQGSWAPYIGEEKVPESTMQEWAAAFTAATSKHYGKRKV comes from the exons ATGTCCTCATTGGGTCAGGATCCGAACCCGCACTGGAATTCACTCAAACGATACCCGAACAGACCCGAAGAAGTCCTGACCGCCGGGCTACCGTCCGATCCACTGCTTAAATCCGGCTCCTTCATTGAGGCCACCGCCTCCGGACGTCAGGGGACTGCTGAGACCCCACGCATGCGCCGATCGTCAGACGGCGCGTCACCTTCCATGGCCTCCGAGAAGTCTAACGGTGCGGAGACACCGCTTCCAGAGAACACGGCGTCTCCAGCGGGAGCCCAGCAGCGTCGTGTCGCTGCGGCCCCGCTGCCGGATTGGTTGCCGCCTGGTTGGTTAGTCGAAGATAGAGTTCGGAGCTCGGGTGCCTCAGCTGGAGTGATAGATAGG TATTTTTTTGAGCCAGTTTCGGGCCGTCGATTTCGGTCAAAAAATGAGGTTCTATACTTTCTAGAAACGGGAACCAAacggaaaaaaggaaaattagggGAGAACTCTGATGCTGATACCATG GGCTCTGAAGGCCAGAAAGAAAAGAAGTCTGCCACGAAGGCAAAGAGTTCTGcgttaaaatttgattatttgaaTGTGCCTGAGAAGGTCCAATGGGTTCTCACAGATTCCTCCCAGGGATCCTGGGCTCCTTACATTGGTGAGGAAAAGGTACCTGAATCTACCATGCAAGAATGGGCTGCTGCATTCACGGCTGCCACCTCCAAACACTACGGTAAGAGAAAGGTTTGA